A region from the Acyrthosiphon pisum isolate AL4f chromosome A1, pea_aphid_22Mar2018_4r6ur, whole genome shotgun sequence genome encodes:
- the LOC103311905 gene encoding sphingomyelin synthase-related protein 1 produces MESVVSWNPREVSIWLEKKGHSKYSRILTEDHCIDGRALLLINEADLKSPPISINVLGDIKRLMLDIRQLKVENRQTLLQLGFDPISLLTKPVCSCTCLWNSIPTRSI; encoded by the exons ATGGAATCTGTAGTTAGTTGGAATCCGCGAGAAGTGTCCATTTGGCTGGAGAAAAAGGGTCATAGTAAATATTCTCGAATACTTACTGAAGATCATTGCATTGATGGCCGTGCTCTTTTACTCATTAATGAAGCTGACTTAAAAAGTCCACCTATAAGTATTAAT GTCTTAGGTGATATAAAAAGATTAATGTTGGATATTCGTCAGTTAAAAGTAGAAAATCGACAGACACTTTTGCAACTTGGATTTGATCCTATATCGCTACTTACAAAACCTGTATGTAGTTGCACATGTTTATGGAACTCAATTCCGACCAGAT
- the LOC100162681 gene encoding proliferating cell nuclear antigen-like (The RefSeq protein has 1 frameshift compared to this genomic sequence), giving the protein MFEARLLKSGQLKKILEAIKELLKEATFDCSDSGIQLQAMDDAHVSLVSMCLKSTGFDKFRCDRNLSMGINLESMVKIMKCCSNDDIMTIKAQDNADTLTIMFETSNQEKMSDYEMKLMNLDQEHLGIPETNYSCIIKMPSTEFARIL; this is encoded by the exons ATGTTTGAAGCAAGACTTTTGAAGAGTGGCCAGCTCAAAAAGATTTTGGAAGCCATTAAAGAACTATTAAAAGAAGCGACATTTGATTGTTCTGATTCTGGGATTCAACTTCAAGCCATGGACGACGCCCATGTTAGCTTAGTATCCATGTGTTTGAAAAGTACTGGTTTTGATAAGTTTCGCTGTGACAGGAACTTGTCAATGGGCATCAATCTAGAAAG CATGGTGAAAATCATGAAGTGTTGTTCTAATGATGACATTATGACTATCAAAGCTCAAGATAATGCAGATACTCTCACTATTATGTTTGAGACATCGAACCAAGAAAAAATGTCGGACTATGAAATGAAACTCATGAATTTGGATCAAGAACATCTTGGTATACCT gaaacaAATTATTCTTGTATAATTAAGATGCCTTCGACTGAATTTGCAAGAAT GTAG
- the LOC103311888 gene encoding zinc finger protein 774, protein MSNMANAENYQLKWHSHGAHLHSTIATLHGTTAFTDVTLSTTDGRNVSAHRFVLSACSAYLNQVFQSCLSNNLVIVLPADISYRTLCILLQYMYSGEATVTNSQLDRVLKAGEVLRVRGLCRSNENTVGVVPRQQTPDNKDDKSKQKSKGDMPLSVLSDGNENKENEKDKDNDDGEVKKENSENEDPMHNALQLEITVKEEPLEWNDSDRTEMTIQPELYSNYDDDDEEADSDYYAPLTCDMCQETFRTPALWVRHIQTHELGSITDLPKRKRRKTTDEDDGGELPPLRCELCQQEYQTPGDWVRHIQSAHTEEQLAITNSLASGGSGILPSAKRPRPRIMNGRKVCPTCTKTFPSHASMLIHSRTHTGERPYQCGVCNKGFNVKSNLLRHMRTLHDTVISPNAMVEYCNAQDEVPPTT, encoded by the exons ATGTCCAATATGGCAAATGCTGAAAACTACCAATTGAAATGGCATAGTCACGGTGCTCATTTACATTCGACAATTGCAACGTTACACGGCACCACGGCGTTCACCGACGTGACCCTAAGTACGACTGATGGCCGCAACGTGTCGGCACACCGTTTCGTATTGTCGGCCTGTAGCGCGTACCTGAACCAGGTGTTCCAGAGCTGCCTGTCCAACAACCTGGTAATAGTACTGCCGGCCGACATCAGTTACCGTACACTTTGCATACTGCTCCAGTACATGTACAGCGGTGAGGCGACGGTCACCAACAGCCAGTTGGACCGGGTGCTTAAGGCCGGGGAAGTGTTGAGGGTGAGAGGGCTGTGCCGGAGCAACGAGAACACCGTGGGCGTGGTGCCCAGACAGCAGACGCCCGACAACAAGGACGACAAGTCAAAGCAGAAGTCCAAAGGTGACATGCCGCTATCGGTGTTGTCTGACGGAAACGAGAACAAGGAAAATGAAAAGGACAAAGACAACGATGACGGCGAGGTGAAGAAAGAAAATTCTGAAAACGAAGACCCCATGCACAATGCATTACAGCTGGAGATCACCGTCAAGGAAGAACCGTTGGAATGGAACGACAGTGATCGAACTGAAATGACCATTCAACCG GAACTGTATTCCAATTACGACGATGATGACGAGGAAGCTGATTCTGATTATTATGCTCCATTGACATGCGATATGTGTCAAGAAACATTTCGAACGCCAGCCCTTTGGGTTAGACACATACAAACTCATGAATTAGGCTCAATTACCGATTTACCAAAAAGAAAACGGAGAAAAACCACa gaTGAAGATGACGGAGGTGAGTTACCCCCTTTACGTTGTGAACTATGCCAACAAGAGTACCAGACACCTGGAGATTGGGTGCGACACATTCAAAGTGCACATACAGAAGAACAGCTGGCCATTACAAATAGTTTAGCGAGTGGTGGATCGGGCATATTACCTTCAGCCAAAAGACCGCGGCCGAGAATAATGAATGGCCGTAAAGTGTGTCCAACTTGTACAAAGACATTTCCGTCACATGCGAGCATGTTGATACATAGTCGGACGCACACAGGTGAACGGCCATACCAATGCGGTGTCTGCAATAaaggttttaatgtaaaaagtaatttaCTGAGACACATGAGAACATTGCACGATACAGTTATAAGTCCTAATGCCATGGTCGAATACTGTAATGCCCAAGACGAAGTACCCcctacaacataa
- the LOC100162681 gene encoding proliferating cell nuclear antigen-like isoform X1, translating to MFEARLLKSGQLKKILEAIKELLKEATFDCSDSGIQLQAMDDAHVSLVSMCLKSTGFDKFRCDRNLSMGINLESMVKIMKCCSNDDIMTIKAQDNADTLTIMFETSNQEKMSDYEMKLMNLDQEHLGIPETNYSCIIKMPSTEFARICRDLSQFGESVIIACTKDGVKFSTSGDIGSANVKLSQNSSIDKEEEGVTIEMQQAVCLTFACRYLNLFCKAAPLSPQVILSMSGDVPLVVEYQIEELGYIRYYLAPKIEEDD from the exons ATGTTTGAAGCAAGACTTTTGAAGAGTGGCCAGCTCAAAAAGATTTTGGAAGCCATTAAAGAACTATTAAAAGAAGCGACATTTGATTGTTCTGATTCTGGGATTCAACTTCAAGCCATGGACGACGCCCATGTTAGCTTAGTATCCATGTGTTTGAAAAGTACTGGTTTTGATAAGTTTCGCTGTGACAGGAACTTGTCAATGGGCATCAATCTAGAAAG CATGGTGAAAATCATGAAGTGTTGTTCTAATGATGACATTATGACTATCAAAGCTCAAGATAATGCAGATACTCTCACTATTATGTTTGAGACATCGAACCAAGAAAAAATGTCGGACTATGAAATGAAACTCATGAATTTGGATCAAGAACATCTTGGTATACCT gaaacaAATTATTCTTGTATAATTAAGATGCCTTCGACTGAATTTGCAAGAATTTGTAGAGATTTGAGTCAGTTTGGAGAATCTGTTATTATTGCTTGTACAAAAGATGGTGTAAAATTCTCTACTTCGGGTGATATTGGATCag CTAATGTCAAACTTTCGCAAAACTCGTCAATCGATAAAGAAGAAGAGGGAGTTACCATTGAAATGCAACAAGCTGTATGTTTGACATTTGCTTGTCGTTACCTGAATTTGTTTTGCAAAGCAGCTCCATTATCTCCACaa gtTATTCTATCAATGTCTGGAGATGTCCCACTAGTTGTAGAATACCAAATTGAAGAGTTGGGTTATATCCGGTATTATTTAGCACCTAAAATTGAAGAAgacgattaa